A single region of the Phycisphaerae bacterium RAS1 genome encodes:
- the glpC gene encoding Anaerobic glycerol-3-phosphate dehydrogenase subunit C → MSLSAVAMSILLLVGLGLFARTMQRRLALMFVAAAPEHRTDELPRRIDYVLKYLFGQARMFRYRGAGVAHAMIFGGFVVLALRTLVMYARGFSADPHFGFWLFDDDAPLGMAYLLLKDLIGVAVISGVSYFLYTRLAIKPSRMTLSREGVFILCMILGIILSDLFYEAAGYNVHAVAGQSRFHAVTPIASTLGLVLRPLPHEVTAAVHSIGFWLHALIVITFLNFLPHGKHFHVLTILPQVFFSNPQPRGRLAPIHDIDEKLERSETLGIKTARDLSWKQVLDLYTCTECGRCSDNCPATRTGKLLSPKQLSIDLRDHMYRNEGALLAKWSRERGTGNREQQEGSEGSRDQGIEGAAPTFVGRDGAAIGEDGDALVPHWINPETIWACTTCGACEQECPVFISYIDKIVGIRRNLVMEKGEFPQQLQNAFRGLESVGNPYSFDNAQRAAWADGLDVPLKSEKPDAEVLYWVGCAPSFDDRSRKIARATAQLLKEAGVDFAILGPEECCTGDPARRAGNEYLAQVYAKQNVEVLNNYGVKKIVTTCPHCFNALKNEYPDFGGAYEVVHHTEFLAELIRIGKLKPTHRVEGRVAYHDACYLGRHNDIYDPPRDILKAIPGLEVVEAPESRDRGMCCGAGGAQMWKEEEHSTGPSAGKVNHARTRQLLNVLPSGDSPRKVASACPFCMTMLGDGLRDQGHHDVEQKDVAELLLAAVKGI, encoded by the coding sequence ATGAGCCTCAGCGCCGTCGCCATGTCCATCCTGCTTCTCGTCGGCCTGGGCCTTTTCGCCCGCACCATGCAGAGACGCCTCGCGCTCATGTTCGTCGCCGCAGCGCCGGAGCATCGGACCGACGAGTTGCCGCGCCGCATCGATTACGTGCTGAAATACCTCTTCGGACAGGCGCGGATGTTCCGCTATCGCGGCGCCGGCGTGGCGCACGCCATGATCTTCGGCGGGTTTGTCGTGCTCGCGCTGCGGACGCTGGTCATGTATGCCCGCGGCTTCTCGGCCGATCCGCACTTCGGCTTCTGGCTCTTCGACGACGACGCGCCGCTGGGCATGGCCTACCTGCTGCTCAAGGACCTGATCGGCGTCGCGGTGATCTCCGGGGTGTCCTACTTCCTCTATACGCGCCTGGCGATCAAACCATCGCGAATGACGCTCTCGCGCGAGGGCGTGTTCATCCTATGCATGATCCTGGGCATCATCCTGTCGGACCTGTTCTACGAGGCGGCCGGGTACAACGTGCATGCCGTCGCGGGGCAGTCGCGCTTTCACGCCGTCACGCCGATCGCATCGACGCTGGGCCTGGTGCTTCGGCCGCTGCCGCACGAAGTCACCGCGGCCGTTCACTCGATCGGCTTCTGGCTGCACGCCCTGATAGTCATCACGTTTCTGAACTTCCTGCCGCATGGCAAGCACTTCCACGTCCTGACCATTCTGCCGCAGGTGTTTTTCAGCAATCCGCAGCCGCGCGGCCGGCTGGCGCCGATCCACGACATCGACGAAAAGCTGGAGCGCAGCGAAACGCTGGGCATCAAAACCGCCCGCGACCTGAGCTGGAAGCAGGTGCTCGACCTGTACACCTGCACCGAGTGCGGCCGTTGCTCGGACAACTGTCCGGCGACGCGGACGGGAAAGCTGCTTTCGCCTAAACAGCTTTCGATCGACTTGCGGGATCACATGTATCGAAATGAGGGGGCGTTGTTGGCCAAATGGTCGAGGGAACGGGGAACAGGGAACAGGGAACAGCAAGAGGGGAGCGAGGGATCGAGGGATCAGGGGATCGAGGGCGCGGCGCCGACGTTTGTGGGGCGCGACGGGGCGGCGATCGGCGAGGACGGGGACGCGCTTGTGCCGCACTGGATCAATCCCGAGACCATCTGGGCTTGCACGACCTGCGGCGCGTGCGAGCAAGAATGCCCCGTTTTCATTTCGTACATCGACAAGATCGTCGGCATCCGCCGCAATCTGGTAATGGAGAAGGGCGAGTTCCCGCAGCAGCTTCAGAACGCCTTCCGCGGGCTGGAGTCAGTCGGAAACCCCTACAGCTTCGACAACGCGCAGCGAGCCGCCTGGGCCGATGGGCTGGATGTCCCGCTCAAGTCGGAAAAGCCCGACGCGGAGGTGCTCTACTGGGTCGGCTGCGCGCCGTCATTCGACGACCGCTCACGCAAGATCGCCCGCGCCACGGCCCAGCTCCTGAAAGAAGCCGGCGTCGATTTCGCCATCCTCGGTCCCGAAGAATGCTGCACCGGCGACCCGGCTCGCCGCGCGGGAAACGAGTACCTCGCGCAGGTCTACGCGAAGCAGAACGTCGAAGTGCTGAACAATTACGGCGTGAAGAAGATTGTCACAACCTGCCCGCACTGCTTCAACGCGCTCAAGAACGAGTATCCGGATTTCGGCGGCGCGTACGAGGTCGTGCATCACACCGAGTTTCTCGCGGAACTGATCCGCATCGGAAAGCTGAAACCAACCCATCGCGTCGAGGGCCGCGTCGCCTATCACGACGCCTGCTATCTCGGCCGGCACAACGACATTTACGATCCGCCGCGCGACATCCTCAAGGCGATCCCCGGTTTGGAAGTAGTCGAGGCGCCGGAAAGCCGTGACCGCGGAATGTGCTGCGGCGCCGGCGGAGCGCAGATGTGGAAGGAAGAGGAGCACAGCACCGGCCCCAGCGCCGGCAAGGTCAACCACGCCCGCACGCGCCAACTGCTCAATGTGCTTCCGTCCGGCGACTCCCCGCGAAAAGTGGCCTCCGCCTGTCCGTTCTGCATGACGATGCTGGGCGACGGGCTGCGCGACCAGGGACACCACGATGTGGAACAGAAGGACGTGGCTGAGCTGCTGCTCGCGGCGGTGAAGGGGATCTGA